Sequence from the Luteitalea sp. genome:
CTCGACTGGCGCGAGCGCAGCACCGCGTTCGAGGCGCTGGCCCTCTACCGAACGACTCGTACGCTCGCCACCGCCCACGGCTCGACAGAGCGGCTTCAGATTACGTCCGGCTCGCCGGCGTTCTTCGGCGTCTTCGGCGCAGTCCCCGTCCTCGGTCGCGGATTCCTGCCCGAGGAGGGGCGGCCCACGGGAGACCGCGATCCGCGGGATTACTCCGGGCGTCTGGAGGTCGTGATCAGCCATCGGCTGTGGCAGCGGAAGTTCGCAGGCGATCCCGCCGTCATCGGCGAGCGTGTGACGCTCAACGGGGTCAGCGATCTCACGATCGTCGGCGTAATGCCCCCGGGCTTCGACTTTCCGGCCGGTACCGAGATCTGGGGTGAGGACATCCTGACGCGCGGGATGGGGCGGGGCGACCGCGGGTTCGATGCCATCGGCCGGCTGAAGCCAGGCGTGTCCATCGACCGGGCGCGCGCGGAGCTGCGCACAATTGCGCGGCAGTCGGCGGCCGACCATCCGGACACGAACGCGGGCTGGACCGTCGTCATGGAGCCCATGACGGAGGTGGTCGTCGGCAACGTGCGCCCGGCGCTCATTGCGCTCTTTGCGGCGGTCGTATGCCTGCTCCTGATTGCATGCGCGAACGTCGCGAGCGTGGTGCTTGCGCGCTCGACGGCGCGCCGGCAGGAGTTGGCGGTCCGGCTCGCGCTGGGCGCGACGCGCGGCCGCCTCGTTCGATCATCGCTTGCAGAAGGCCTGCTCACAACGCTCGCGGCGGGCGCGGTCGGCGTCCTGCTTGCGAACGTGCTGCTCGACCTCGCGCTCGCGTGGGCGCCGCCGGAGGTTCCGCGGCTGCAGGAGATTGGCATCAACTTCCGGATCCTCGGCTTCGCGCTTGGTCTCTCGGTTCTGACCTCGTTCGTCTTCGCGCTTGCGCCCTGGCTCCTCTTCAAACGCGAGAACGCCGACGAGGGGTTGAGGAGCGGCTCGGCGCGGCTCGCCGCGCCCGGCCGCGTGCGCACGGGCGCCGTGCTGCTTGCCGCGGAGGTGGCGTTGAGCCTCGCGTTACTCTTCGGGGCGGGGCTTCTGATCCAGAGCTTCCTCCAGTTGAGAAACCGCGATCTCGGGATGGATCCATCGAACGTTTGGGTTGCGGAGCTGGCGGTCCCACTCGGCAGGTTCGCGCCGGCAGAGGGACTCCGAATCGGCGGACGGCCCGAATGGGAACGCCTAGCCGCCTTCTATCCCGAGATCCTCGACTATGTCCGGACGCTGCCGGGCGTTGGGTCGGCCGCGCTCGTCAGTGTGCCTCCCGGGGCGCGCGAGACGCCGGATTTCTTCAGGCACGGCCGCAGCTCCGGCGCTCAGCCGGACGCAGATCGCTGGCCGGCCATCGCGCAGGCCATCACGCCATGGTATTTCGACGTGCTCCGCGTTCCCTTGCTGCGGGGCCGCCGCTTCACGCCACGCGACCGCGCGACGGAAGGCCGGCTGACCGGTACGGGACCCGTCGCGCCGGGCGTGGCGATCGTCAACGAGACCATGGCGGAGCGGTACTGGC
This genomic interval carries:
- a CDS encoding FtsX-like permease family protein; protein product: MRPVRRLWRRLCETLIPSPRDDELRDEIELHIRMLREENIRAGMEPDEARRAAVLRFGSVESTKEQWRDQRRLPLMETIIRDVRHAWRTLRRNPAFASVTVVTLALGIGATVAIFTVLEGVLLRPLPYDHPERIVWLWESSPDRGLERFEVLPGSFLDWRERSTAFEALALYRTTRTLATAHGSTERLQITSGSPAFFGVFGAVPVLGRGFLPEEGRPTGDRDPRDYSGRLEVVISHRLWQRKFAGDPAVIGERVTLNGVSDLTIVGVMPPGFDFPAGTEIWGEDILTRGMGRGDRGFDAIGRLKPGVSIDRARAELRTIARQSAADHPDTNAGWTVVMEPMTEVVVGNVRPALIALFAAVVCLLLIACANVASVVLARSTARRQELAVRLALGATRGRLVRSSLAEGLLTTLAAGAVGVLLANVLLDLALAWAPPEVPRLQEIGINFRILGFALGLSVLTSFVFALAPWLLFKRENADEGLRSGSARLAAPGRVRTGAVLLAAEVALSLALLFGAGLLIQSFLQLRNRDLGMDPSNVWVAELAVPLGRFAPAEGLRIGGRPEWERLAAFYPEILDYVRTLPGVGSAALVSVPPGARETPDFFRHGRSSGAQPDADRWPAIAQAITPWYFDVLRVPLLRGRRFTPRDRATEGRLTGTGPVAPGVAIVNETMAERYWPGRDPIGQDIVLEGESWVTYRTIVGVAADVVPSPTAFDIQPIVYVPLTERRPSLAMTLLVRGSRDGGPVGSLPVALRSRDSAMSVSAVRPLESVLGQSLAEHRFSTVLVFAFGVLALFITACGVYGVVGFIVSQRTREIGVRAPGGRAGTGRPIRCTPRDWRRAHGPAGGFLGEPDRGRVRVRR